The proteins below are encoded in one region of Pseudonocardia sp. DSM 110487:
- a CDS encoding ATP-dependent Clp protease proteolytic subunit produces MHAAAPSIGTDPVLDKLLEERIVFLGREVDDEIANRISAQLLLLAAQDPDRDITMYINSPGGSVTAGMAIYDTMRLVRPNVATWAVGFAASMGQFLLTAGAPGKRYALPHARILMHQPSAGIGGVASDIAIRAGVYGQMKREIAEITARHTGQTVETITADSDRDRWFTATEAQAYGLVDHVVTE; encoded by the coding sequence CTGCACGCCGCCGCGCCGTCGATCGGAACCGACCCGGTGCTCGACAAGCTGCTCGAGGAGCGAATCGTCTTCCTGGGCCGTGAGGTCGACGACGAGATCGCCAACCGGATCAGCGCGCAGCTGCTCCTACTCGCGGCGCAGGACCCGGACCGCGACATCACGATGTACATCAACTCGCCCGGCGGCTCGGTCACAGCGGGCATGGCCATCTACGACACGATGCGGCTGGTCCGTCCGAACGTCGCCACTTGGGCAGTCGGCTTCGCCGCCTCGATGGGGCAGTTCCTGCTGACGGCGGGCGCCCCCGGCAAGCGGTACGCGCTGCCGCACGCGCGGATCCTGATGCACCAGCCCTCGGCCGGCATCGGCGGAGTGGCCTCCGACATCGCCATCCGGGCCGGGGTCTACGGGCAGATGAAGCGGGAGATCGCCGAGATCACCGCACGGCACACCGGCCAGACCGTCGAGACGATCACCGCCGACTCCGACCGGGACCGCTGGTTCACCGCCACGGAGGCGCAGGCGTACGGGCTGGTGGACCACGTCGTCACGGAATGA